The DNA region TTACCGGGATGTTGGTATCTATGACCAGGCAGCTCTCGCGCCCATCCCTGACGACTTTAACAATGAAGAAGCTGCTGCCTACTGGATGGGTATTCTAACGATGGGGGGCTGTTTGGAGCTTGCCGGACTCAACCCCGATAATGCAGCTGGCAAGAAAATCCTGATTACTGCTGCCACTAGCAGCATGGGCGTAATCGGCCTGAAACTCGCCAAGGCCTGGGGTGCGACTACAATTGCCACCAGCCGCAGTGCCGATAAAGCCGCACAATTGGCCGATCTGGCTGACCACGTTGTAATCTGTGACGATAGCGACAGCTTGATTGCCGGCGTCAACGCTGCCACCAAAAATCAAGGTGTAGATCTATCGCTTGATCCGGTAGGCGCAGCCTTTTACCCGGGTTTAATTACTGTCGCCGCTCAAGGCGGGCAAATAATCAGCTATGAAATGCTCACTGGTCGCGATGCCACTATCTCAATCCCGACAGTTATGATTAAAGATTTAGCATTGCGAGGCTTTGCTCTGTTCCGGGTTTATCAACAACCGGGCTTGTTAGAAACGCTGATCGAGCAAGGAATGAAATACAGTAAGCAAGTGCGCCCTATTGTTTCAGATACCTTTGCCTTATCTGATGCGGCCAGCGCCCTGGAAACACTGGAGACCTCTAACCATATCGGTAAGTTGGTATTGTTGCCGGCATAATTATCAGGAAACACATTAAAATAAAAATGTAAGAGAAGCCTATGTCCACTTCCACGATGCAAGACAAAGTCGTTGTTATTACCGGTGCCAACAGTGGCATCGGTTTATATACCGCTATCGGAGTTGCCAAACTTGGCGCCAAAGTCATTATTACCGCTCGCGATGAAGAAAAAGGGCGAAAAGCGTTAGTAGACATCAAACAGCTAGCCGGCGTCGATGCCGAACTTTTACTGCTGGATCTGGCCTCCTTTGCCTCCATCAAACAATGTGCGGCTGACTTTTTAGCCAAACATAGCAAGCTAGATGTGCTGATCAATAACGCGGGCTTAAGTTTATCGGAGCGTCAGGAAACTGAAGATGGTTATGAATATGTATTGCAGGTCAATCATATTGGGCCATTTTTACTGACCCGCTTATTGCTCGACTCACTCAAAGCCGCAGCGCCGTCACGCATAGTTAATTTAAGTTCTGCCGGACATTTCGGTGCCCGCAAAGGCATGACCTGGAATGATCTACAGCGTACGAAAAGCTATGGTGGCCAAGCGTATTGCGAGGCCAAACTGGGTACTATTTATTTTTCCAAAGAATTGAGCAAGCGCTATCAGCAAGATGGCATTACCGCTTATGCCGTAAACCCACGATTTGTTAATACCAATTTTGGTAAAGACGGCGACGCGAGTGGCTTTCTAAAATTTTTCTTTTG from Oceanicoccus sp. KOV_DT_Chl includes:
- a CDS encoding zinc-binding dehydrogenase codes for the protein MKANCLQFPEYGRPTDVLTFSEHTLPEPGPGQAVVKILAIGMNRSELNYTMGKYVPARAFPSCVGQEAVGEIIALGAPTKEGPQANPATPLEVGAKVALLPGRVDMQSMGTYRDVGIYDQAALAPIPDDFNNEEAAAYWMGILTMGGCLELAGLNPDNAAGKKILITAATSSMGVIGLKLAKAWGATTIATSRSADKAAQLADLADHVVICDDSDSLIAGVNAATKNQGVDLSLDPVGAAFYPGLITVAAQGGQIISYEMLTGRDATISIPTVMIKDLALRGFALFRVYQQPGLLETLIEQGMKYSKQVRPIVSDTFALSDAASALETLETSNHIGKLVLLPA
- a CDS encoding SDR family NAD(P)-dependent oxidoreductase translates to MSTSTMQDKVVVITGANSGIGLYTAIGVAKLGAKVIITARDEEKGRKALVDIKQLAGVDAELLLLDLASFASIKQCAADFLAKHSKLDVLINNAGLSLSERQETEDGYEYVLQVNHIGPFLLTRLLLDSLKAAAPSRIVNLSSAGHFGARKGMTWNDLQRTKSYGGQAYCEAKLGTIYFSKELSKRYQQDGITAYAVNPRFVNTNFGKDGDASGFLKFFFWLGKYWMMKPEDGALTSIWAASSDDALQYNGCYVQDCTVKAPQPIAEDAEAAQRFWELSEEWIAKAV